In the Psychromicrobium lacuslunae genome, TCACTGCGTAAGCCGCCGGTCGGGTTTCGAAACTCAGAGCCATTTGGCCAGCCTAGGCCAGTTTCCCGGTGCCAGTCGACAGGTCACTCAACGAGCTTGCGATAGCGACTCAGGCGTGTGACCGTTAAGCCGTGACTAACGCTGAACAACACCCCGAACCCATCGATTGCCCAGCGGCGGTAGCCAGCGGACCATGTTTACAGTTCTGGCCAGCTCGTGAAGTACCACTGGGCGGAGTACGCGGGGTTTCGGTCTCCAGGACCTTGCCGCAGCGTGGTCTGCCAACCGTGGGGGCTTGGTGTTTTCTTGACAGCTTCGGACCGGCTGAACCGGATATGTCGGTGCTGCCGCATCCACATATTGGCTTGCAAACCGTCACCTGGCCGCTTTCGGGGGTGATCCGGCATCGCGATTCGCTGGGCTCGGACGTGCTGGTGCGCCCCGGCGAGTTGAACATTATGACGGCAGGCAATGGCATCGCGCACAGCGAGTTCTCCTGGTTGCAGGAGCCCGGCGGTGAGGACCAGACAATGCGCGGCCTGCAGCTCTGGGTGGCGCTGCCGGAAGGTTCCCGGCACGGTGCGGCAAGCTTCGAGCAACATAAGGATTTGCCGTCCTTCACAAGCGGGGTTTTGAGCGTCCGGGTGATCCTGGGAGAGCTCTCCGGACATCGCTCGGCAGCCACCACCTTCAGTCCTTTGGTCGGTGCGGAAATTA is a window encoding:
- a CDS encoding pirin family protein, whose protein sequence is MTNAEQHPEPIDCPAAVASGPCLQFWPAREVPLGGVRGVSVSRTLPQRGLPTVGAWCFLDSFGPAEPDMSVLPHPHIGLQTVTWPLSGVIRHRDSLGSDVLVRPGELNIMTAGNGIAHSEFSWLQEPGGEDQTMRGLQLWVALPEGSRHGAASFEQHKDLPSFTSGVLSVRVILGELSGHRSAATTFSPLVGAEITVDADGEGKLALNHDFEHAILVLDGALQLDDQEVLPGPLAFLGAGRHELNLSALAGTRFLLIGGEPFEEELLMWWNFVGRSQEEIESARADWEAQSPRFPTVPGHGPEAGIEAGRIPAPELPTVRMSPRKRASAPPATDD